The Morganella morganii sequence GCACTGCCGTGTGTTGCCCAGGTCAGCGCATCGCGCACACTCAGGTCAATTTTGGTGGTGGTTTTGCCGGTGCGGTTTGCTTCTGCTTCGCTGTCCATACAACGCTGGAACTGAAGACCCAGACGCATCTGCGAGAACAGGTCACCGGAGCCGACACAGACAATATCGCTGCTCAGGCCGGGTTTAAAACCGTGGTCAAGACTGGCGCGGAACGGCGGACGCCCCATCCCCATCTGCATTTCAGTTTCCGGCGCGATAGAGACTTTACCGCCGGTCTCTTTCAGGATTTTCCACTCGCTGTTATCCAGCGAAGTACAGTGAATGTGGAGATGGCCGGGCTTCAGCAGATTATTGTGTTTCAGCTCATGTAACCCTTTCAGCAGAATGGATTTTTCTGCCGCACCGGTATGAGATGCCACAAAGATACCCAGGTCATTGGCCAGCTCAATCTCTTTCGCGGTATGCGCAAACGGAATGGTACCGAAATCACTCAGCAGCACACCCATCTGGTTCAGGGTTTTATTACCGGAACCATAATATTGCTGATGAATATTTTTCATCACATCCAGGCGCTGCTGATGGCTGCGGAACCGGTTACTGCCTTTATAATCATAGGCCTGCATACCATAAGCATAGATACTGCGGATCCCGGAGGCACGCAGGGATTCAATCGCCGCCGGCGCATGATCCGGTGAGTTAACACAGTCACAGCAGTCAAGAATGGTGGTTACCCCGGCATTCAGTGCCTCAACCGATCCCACCAGTGCCGCCATGCGGATATCTTCCGGCTCCATGACTGAACCGATGCCGTAGAAAGTAGAGCCGAGGAAACCGGCCAGTGACATATCCGCGGAGATCCCGCGCAGCAGTGACATCCAGGTATGACGGTGGCTGTCGATAATCCCCGGCAGGATAATACCGCCGTCCGCATCAATCAGCTCCGCATCAACCCCGGCAAATTTGGACACCGGGCCGACATCGACGATTTTATCGCCGTCAACCAGCACCGCACCGTCTTCAATATCACCATACTGCTCATCCATAGTGATAAGATAGCCGTTATAAATCAGCTTCTTACGCTT is a genomic window containing:
- a CDS encoding amidohydrolase family protein, encoding MTEKAQDPSRRSFLKNAGLGTMGLAAGALGSHSALAGGNAVLTGADDKNKSYIKTDKRKKLIYNGYLITMDEQYGDIEDGAVLVDGDKIVDVGPVSKFAGVDAELIDADGGIILPGIIDSHRHTWMSLLRGISADMSLAGFLGSTFYGIGSVMEPEDIRMAALVGSVEALNAGVTTILDCCDCVNSPDHAPAAIESLRASGIRSIYAYGMQAYDYKGSNRFRSHQQRLDVMKNIHQQYYGSGNKTLNQMGVLLSDFGTIPFAHTAKEIELANDLGIFVASHTGAAEKSILLKGLHELKHNNLLKPGHLHIHCTSLDNSEWKILKETGGKVSIAPETEMQMGMGRPPFRASLDHGFKPGLSSDIVCVGSGDLFSQMRLGLQFQRCMDSEAEANRTGKTTTKIDLSVRDALTWATHGSAEAMGMEKEIGSITKGKKADIIIVSQKEAFVPSSYPAGSVVLQTTSSGVDTVIINGDVKKRFGKLTQQNTDKIRSDATEALRRIQKAAKKLPKQTAEEVATFFDAAQEQARENFSAGYSYKK